The following proteins come from a genomic window of Yinghuangia sp. ASG 101:
- a CDS encoding CoA-acylating methylmalonate-semialdehyde dehydrogenase, whose protein sequence is MVRELSHFIGGKHVPGASGAHGDVFDPNTGQVQARVPLADADETRAAIADAAQAQRAWGEWNPQRRARVLSRFLQLVESERDALAELLSAEHGKTIDDAHGDLQRGLEVVEFATGIPHLLKGEFTDNAGTGIDVHSLRQPLGVVAGITPFNFPAMIPLWKIAPAIACGNAFVLKPSERDPSVPLRLAELFVEAGLPPGVLNVVNGGKDAVDTLLTDPRVQALGFVGSTAIAEYVYTTATAHGKRAQCFGGAKNHLIVMPDADLDQVVEALIGAGYGSAGERCMAISVAVPVGAETADALVTKLAERIGTLRVGPSHDRAADFGPLVGRDALDRVRDYLDIGVREGAELVVDGRDLRVDGYENGYFVGASLFDHVTPAMRVYREEIFGPVVSVVRAADYEEALRLASDHEYGNGVAIHTRDGDTARDFGRRVNTGMVGVNVPIPVPVAYHTFGGWKRSAFGDLNQHGPDSIRFYTRTKTITSRWPTGVRESASFSIPTMG, encoded by the coding sequence ATGGTCCGCGAGTTGTCCCACTTCATCGGCGGCAAGCACGTCCCCGGCGCGTCCGGCGCCCACGGCGACGTGTTCGATCCCAACACCGGACAGGTCCAGGCGCGCGTCCCGCTCGCCGACGCCGACGAGACCCGCGCGGCGATCGCCGACGCCGCACAGGCGCAGCGCGCCTGGGGGGAATGGAACCCCCAGCGGCGCGCCCGGGTGCTGTCCCGGTTCCTCCAGCTCGTCGAGTCGGAACGCGACGCGCTCGCCGAACTGCTGTCGGCGGAGCACGGCAAGACGATCGACGACGCGCACGGAGACCTCCAACGCGGCCTGGAGGTCGTGGAGTTCGCCACCGGCATCCCGCACCTGCTCAAGGGCGAGTTCACCGACAACGCGGGCACCGGCATCGACGTGCACTCGCTGCGGCAACCGCTCGGCGTCGTCGCCGGGATCACCCCGTTCAACTTCCCCGCGATGATCCCGCTGTGGAAGATCGCCCCCGCCATCGCCTGCGGCAACGCGTTCGTCCTCAAACCGTCCGAGCGCGACCCGTCGGTGCCGCTGCGGCTGGCCGAACTCTTCGTGGAGGCGGGCCTGCCGCCGGGCGTGCTCAACGTGGTCAACGGCGGCAAGGACGCCGTCGACACCCTCCTGACCGACCCGCGCGTCCAGGCCCTGGGCTTCGTCGGGTCGACGGCGATCGCCGAGTACGTCTACACGACCGCCACCGCGCACGGCAAGCGCGCGCAGTGCTTCGGCGGCGCCAAGAACCACCTGATCGTGATGCCGGACGCCGACCTCGACCAGGTCGTCGAGGCCCTGATCGGCGCCGGGTACGGCTCGGCCGGGGAGCGCTGCATGGCGATCTCCGTCGCCGTCCCGGTCGGCGCGGAGACCGCCGACGCCCTGGTCACCAAGCTGGCCGAGCGCATCGGCACCCTGCGCGTGGGCCCCTCGCACGACCGCGCCGCCGACTTCGGCCCGCTGGTCGGGCGCGACGCCCTCGACCGGGTGCGCGACTACCTCGACATCGGCGTCCGCGAAGGCGCCGAACTCGTGGTCGACGGCCGCGACCTGCGCGTCGACGGGTACGAGAACGGCTACTTCGTCGGCGCGTCGCTGTTCGACCACGTGACGCCCGCCATGCGCGTGTACCGCGAGGAGATCTTCGGCCCCGTCGTCTCGGTGGTGCGCGCGGCCGACTACGAGGAGGCGCTGCGCCTGGCCAGCGACCACGAGTACGGCAACGGCGTCGCCATCCACACCCGCGACGGCGACACCGCACGGGACTTCGGCCGCCGCGTCAACACCGGCATGGTCGGCGTCAACGTCCCCATCCCGGTGCCCGTCGCCTACCACACCTTCGGCGGGTGGAAGCGCTCCGCGTTCGGCGACCTGAACCAGCACGGCCCCGACTCCATCCGCTTCTACACCCGCACCAAGACGATCACCTCGCGCTGGCCGACCGGCGTGCGCGAAAGCGCCAGCTTCTCGATCCCGACGATGGGGTGA
- a CDS encoding enoyl-CoA hydratase/isomerase family protein encodes MTGTDDTVLLRTEGRAAYVTLNRPQALNALTHPMVSRIDEALRAWENDPRVEVVVLTGAGERGLCAGGDIWAIHDDARDGDGSASAAFWRDEYRLNARIARYPKPYVAVMDGVVMGGGVGVSAHGDVRVVTERSRIAMPETGIGFVPDVGGTYLLARAPGELGTHLALTGTQAVADDALLCGLADHHVPSAALPDLLRDLADTPVWDAVARYAREAPPGELALHRPWIDYCYAADTVEEIVDRLHGFGDDAASLAAKTLLAKSPTALKVTLAALRRARRLGPLERVLDQEYRVSLACLTAPDLVEGVRAQIIDKDRNPRWSPPTLGDVTDADVARFFAPLGDRELGLAAPDTTEEVPS; translated from the coding sequence ATGACCGGCACCGACGACACCGTCCTGCTGCGCACCGAAGGGCGCGCGGCGTACGTCACCCTCAACCGCCCCCAGGCCCTCAACGCACTCACCCACCCCATGGTGAGCCGCATCGACGAGGCCCTGCGCGCGTGGGAGAACGACCCCCGCGTCGAGGTCGTCGTCCTCACCGGCGCGGGCGAGCGCGGTCTGTGCGCGGGCGGCGACATCTGGGCCATCCACGACGACGCCCGCGACGGCGACGGCAGCGCGTCCGCGGCGTTCTGGCGGGACGAATACCGGCTCAACGCCCGGATCGCGCGCTACCCCAAGCCGTACGTCGCGGTCATGGACGGCGTCGTGATGGGCGGCGGCGTGGGCGTCTCCGCGCACGGCGACGTCCGCGTCGTCACCGAGCGCTCGCGGATCGCCATGCCGGAGACCGGCATCGGCTTCGTCCCGGACGTAGGCGGAACGTATCTTCTCGCCCGCGCGCCCGGCGAACTCGGCACCCATCTCGCGCTGACCGGCACGCAGGCCGTCGCCGACGACGCGCTGCTGTGCGGACTGGCCGACCACCACGTGCCCTCCGCCGCGCTCCCCGACCTGCTCCGAGACCTCGCCGACACCCCCGTGTGGGACGCCGTCGCCCGGTACGCGCGCGAGGCACCGCCCGGCGAACTCGCCCTGCACCGCCCGTGGATCGACTACTGCTACGCGGCCGACACCGTGGAGGAGATCGTCGACCGGCTGCACGGCTTCGGCGACGACGCGGCGAGTCTCGCCGCGAAGACGCTGCTCGCCAAGTCGCCGACCGCCCTCAAGGTCACCCTCGCCGCACTGCGCCGCGCCCGGCGCCTCGGCCCGCTGGAACGCGTCCTCGACCAGGAGTACCGCGTGTCGCTGGCCTGCCTCACCGCACCCGACCTGGTCGAGGGCGTCCGCGCCCAGATCATCGACAAGGACCGCAACCCCCGCTGGTCGCCGCCGACGCTCGGGGACGTCACCGACGCGGACGTCGCCCGCTTCTTCGCCCCGCTCGGCGACCGCGAACTGGGCCTCGCCGCCCCCGACACCACCGAGGAGGTGCCCTCATGA
- a CDS encoding acyl-CoA dehydrogenase family protein has translation MTATLLTEDQQALVETTLDFAQDHIAPHALAWDRDKHFPVDVLRKAAGLGLGGVYVREDAGGSGLTRADGVLVFETLASGCPSIAGYLSIHNMVAWMVDHYGDPAQRERRLPRLCAMDDLASYCLTEPGAGSDAAALRTRADRDGDHYVLTGVKQFISGAGSAQVYVVMARTGPGGPGGISAFIVEKDDPGVSFGANEQKMGWNAQPTRQVVLDGVRLPADRLLGSEGDGFRIAMTGLNGGRLGIAACSLGGARSALDRSIAYLADREAFGQRLLDAQGLRFRLADMATELAAARALVQQAAQALDRGHPRAPQLCAMAKQFATDTGYSVADRALQLHGGYGYLSEYGIEKIVRDLRVHQILEGTNEIMRVIVARSLTEAFG, from the coding sequence GTGACCGCCACCTTGCTCACCGAGGACCAACAGGCCCTCGTCGAGACCACGCTCGACTTCGCGCAGGACCACATCGCGCCGCACGCCCTCGCGTGGGACCGCGACAAGCACTTCCCCGTGGACGTGCTCCGCAAGGCCGCGGGCCTCGGCCTCGGCGGCGTCTACGTCCGCGAGGACGCGGGCGGCAGCGGCCTGACCCGGGCCGACGGCGTGCTGGTCTTCGAGACACTTGCCTCCGGCTGCCCGTCCATCGCCGGATACCTGTCCATCCACAACATGGTCGCCTGGATGGTCGACCACTACGGCGACCCGGCCCAGCGCGAACGCCGGCTGCCGAGGCTGTGCGCCATGGACGACCTGGCGAGCTACTGCCTCACCGAACCGGGCGCGGGCTCCGACGCCGCGGCGCTGCGTACCCGCGCGGACCGCGACGGCGACCACTATGTCCTCACCGGCGTCAAGCAGTTCATCTCCGGCGCGGGCTCCGCGCAGGTGTACGTCGTCATGGCCCGCACCGGCCCCGGCGGGCCCGGCGGGATCTCCGCGTTCATCGTCGAGAAGGACGACCCCGGGGTGTCGTTCGGCGCCAACGAGCAGAAGATGGGCTGGAACGCCCAGCCCACCCGCCAGGTCGTGCTCGACGGCGTACGCCTGCCCGCCGACCGGCTGCTCGGCAGCGAGGGCGACGGCTTCCGCATCGCCATGACCGGCCTCAACGGCGGTCGCCTCGGCATCGCCGCCTGCTCGCTCGGCGGCGCCCGCAGCGCACTCGACCGCAGCATCGCCTACCTCGCCGACCGCGAGGCCTTCGGGCAACGGCTCCTCGACGCCCAGGGGTTGCGGTTCCGCCTCGCCGACATGGCGACCGAACTGGCCGCCGCCCGCGCCCTCGTCCAGCAAGCCGCACAGGCCCTGGACCGCGGGCACCCGCGGGCACCGCAACTGTGCGCGATGGCCAAGCAGTTCGCCACCGACACGGGCTACTCCGTCGCCGACCGCGCCCTGCAACTGCACGGCGGCTACGGCTACTTGAGCGAGTACGGCATCGAGAAGATCGTCCGCGACCTGCGCGTCCACCAGATCCTGGAAGGAACCAACGAGATCATGCGCGTCATCGTCGCCCGCAGCCTGACGGAGGCCTTCGGATGA